The genomic DNA tctaaaCCCATTGGAGTTTtgtcatccaatgggttttgagaaggaggtgagtGCAGTATGGAACATTGAGCAATGGTGGAAGCATTGTGTGAATCTGTTGTCTCCAATACAGTTGGTGAGAATGACTGGAGGATGGTAAAGaagaggggagaaaaaaagggatGGAAATTAACAGCAGTTTATGGTTGGAGAGTGATTCACGAGAAATTCCTAAACCAACTCACCCCCTAGACCTCCTCACCCTCCTAGACTTTCTCACCCTCCTAGACCACTTCACCCTCCTAGACCTCCtcgacctcctctccctcctagacCACTTCACCCTCCTAGACCTCCTTACCCTCCTAGACCACCTCACCCTCCTAGACCTCCTTAGCCTCCTAGACAACCTCACCCTCCTCGACCACCTCACCCTCCtcgacctcctctccctcctagacCACTTCACCCTCCTAGACCTCCTCACCCTCCTAGACCACCTCCACCCTCCTTGACCACCTCACCCTCCTAGACCATCTCACCCTCCTTGACCACCTCACCCTCCTAGACCACttcaccctcctcaccctcctagACCACCTCACCCTCCTCGGTCACCTCACCCTCCTAGACCACCTCACCTTCCTCTCCCTTCTAGACCAcctcatcttcctctccctcctagaccacctcaccctcctcaccctcATAGACCACCCCACCCTCCTCGACCACCTCAGCCTCTTCACCCTCCTAGACCTCCTCACCCTCCTAGACCTCCTCACCCTCTTCACCCTCCTAGACCACCTCACCCTCCTAGACCACCtcaccttcctctccctcctagaccacctcaccttcctctccctcctagaccacctcaccctcctctccctcctagacCAGCTCACCCTCCTAGAccacctcaccctcctctccctcctagaccacttcaccctcctctccctcctaaaccacctcaccctcctctccctcctagaccacctcaccctcctctccctcctagaccacctcaccctcctctccctcctagacCACCTCACCCTCCTAGAccacctcaccctcctctccctcctagatCAGCTCACCCTCCTAAAccacctcaccctcctctccctcctagaccacctcaccctcctctccctcctagaccacctcaccttcctctccctcctagaccacctcaccctcctctccctcctagaccacctcaccctcctctccctcctagacCATCTCACCCTCCTAGACCACCTCACCCTCCTAGACCACCTCACCCTCCTGGACCACCtcaccttcctctccctcctagaccacctcaccctcctctccctcctagaccacctcaccctcctctccctcctagaccacctcaccctcctctccctcctagaccacctcaccctcctctccctcctagacCACCTCACCCTCCTAGAccacctcaccctcctctccctcctagaccacctcaccctcctctccctcctagacCACCTCACCCACCTAGGGAAAATAATGAGTGACAGGTGAAACCTCTGTCAATGATGTAACTttcttgtgtaactgagtcattgGGTCTTCATATGAATGGAATGACTTCGTTGTTGGCGTTCTGTCTCTACTAATTGGTGAACATATTCTCTTCTTCAACAGACTGAGTGGGCTAACAGTGTTATGATGTACTTCTATATTAGAAACTAAACTAGACAGTAAACAACTTTTTGTGGACCGAGGGTCATTTTGTAAAGCTCTAATACTACTGGAGAAAATGATAAACTCTTGTTTCTCCTTTTGTAATTTGTCTTGTCATTGTCATCTTGTTTTACACATTCAGTCGTCTTGTTTTAATGAAATTGGGATTTAAGGTGTTGAATGGTGACATTTAAGTAAAATGGtagaagatgtgtgtgtgtgtgtgtgtgtgtgtgtgtgtgtgtgtgtgtgtgtgtgtgtgtgtgtgtgtgtgtgtgtgtgtgtgtgtgtgtgtgtgtgtgtgtgtgtgtgtgtgtgtgtgtgtgtgtgtgtgtgtgtgtgtgtgtgtgtgtgtgtgtgtgtgtgtgcgtgtgtgtgtgtgtgtgtgcgtgcgtgcgtgtgtgtgtgcgtgcgtgtgtgtgtgtgcatgcttgtgtgtttcCACTTTGAGGTGAACATCAGACCACATCCTCtagtataaagagagagatcagagagcaTTACAGCACAGTAGCCCCTGAACTACTGAGGATACATCAGTTAAATAACCATGATCCTCTCCACAACAGCCAGTTTCTGGACCTCTACCATGATCCTTCTATATCTGCACTCAggtaggtgtgtgtttgtgtgtttatgttatCTGACAAATACATATATATGATTATTTCTCTAATTAGTTAGTGTTGGTGTTTTGTCCAATGCTCCTAGGTGACTGTGCAGAGATCATTGGTGGAAAGGAGGTGAAGCCTCACTCCTTACCCTACATGGCTCTACTGGAGGACAACAAAGGAAACAAAATGTGTGGAGGAATCCTGATCCACCAGCAGTGGGTTCTGACTGCGGCCCActgtactgagtaggtccaataTCTGTCACGAccccgagggctctctatggtgttttaggtcagggcgtgactaggggggtttctaggtattatatttctatgttggtgtgtgtgtgtgtgtgtatgtgtgtgtgtgtgtgtgtgtgtatggttcccaattggaggcagctgatagTCGttacctctaattggggatcatacttagtttGTCCTTTTCCCCCCCCCTGCGATGTGGGATATTGTTTCGTATGAGTGCCTATGTGTGCGATGTAGTTCACGATCgttatatcatcatcatcatcatcatcatcatcatcgtcgttGTTGTTGTCGTCGTTGTTGTTTTGGAAGTGTCACTATCATTAACATGTGGAACTCtgctcacgctgcgccttggtccaattaTTCACACGACGGTCGTGACAATATCAGTGTTGTTGTCCTTGTACAGATGCTGTCACTGTAATGGTTTGCTTAGCAACTCTGTCtcaaatgttagatttttttacATTGTGCTTCTGAGATTGTGTCATTGTAGTTGTTGGGCTGCTTCCTTCAGCTGATCTAACCAGAAGGTTGTGTTTCTGTCTGAAGCATCAACAAGGTGTTTCTAGGGGTCCACTCCATCaaacaggaggagaaggagactaGACAGGTCCGTAAGGTGAAAGGTCGCGTCCCTCATCCCTGTTATGACGCCGAATTCAAAGTCAACGACATCATGCTGCTGAAGGTCAGTCACTACCGTGGTGTCAGCCATTATTCAAATCTAGAGACGTTTGAAGGAGAATTGACACgaccctcttcttcttctatccAGTTGGATAAGAAAGTAAAGCCGACTAAGGCGGTGAGACCTCTAGCGTTACCTGTCCCTGTGCCAGACGTCCAAGCAGGGACCCCCTGCTCAGTGTCTGGATGGGGAGCCACCGAGAACAATGCTAAAACCATGTCAGACGTCCTGAAATCGACCAACGTCACCGTGATCGACAGAAGAAAGTGTAACTCTGCAGACTACTACAACATGACCCCAATCATCACCTACAGCATGCTGTGTGCCGGCTCTGTGGACAAGACCAGGGTGGACtcatgtcaggtgtgtgtgtgtgtgtgtcagaggaggctggtgggaggagctgcaggaggacggactcattgtaatgactggaatggaattaCTGGAAAGGTGTCAGACACATCAAACACatcatggaaaccacatgtttgacccCATTCCATCGATGTCGTTCCAGACATTaccatgagcccatcctcctaaaACTCCTCCTACCAGCCTCCTGTGTGTGATACATGCGTTTAAACTGTATATATTGTTTGTAAATGACAAAGTAATCATGTATGAATTGATGTGCTGTGTGTCTCAGGGAGACTCTGGTGGCCCGTTGGTGTGTGGAGGTGAACTAAGGGGAGTCGTGTCGTTCGGCACAAAATGTGGCATCAAGACCAAACCGGGGGTGTACACACTCATATCGAAAATGTACCTTGACTGGATCAACAAAACCATGAGGAAGtcactgattgactgattgatacCTGCTTTCTCAGGCTTTTCTCAATCATTTGTGAAACTATTTAATATTTACTGAATTTGAATTATAGCTCACGTGCTGGAAGCTGTGAAGTATGTTTGAACTCTTGCCAAGCTTTGTGTGAAGATGTGCAGTGATGTAATGTGAACCTAGGCATGTGATGTAGGTACAAAATGGGAAAAtatgtgtaaccaatgtgaactcgctctgagaccttgaagttgcTCTGCAAGGctcttttgtggagcgatgggtaacgatacttcgagggtggctgtcgtcgatgtgtgcagagggtccctggttcgagcccaggtcggggtgaggagagggacggaagctatactgttacatatggaTAAAGGAGTTGCTCACAAAAATTAAAATGTGAAAACAAACAGACATTTCAGGTGTTTTACCATCCTTTTAAATTGACTACTATCTATTCAACCTGACATGTCAAGTCTTGTTCTAGTTGTAAATAAAGTTAGTTAGTAGATAGTTCAAGACTGGAAGTGTCGTCTTTTTTTAAAACATGAAAGTCACACCGTGAGAAACGTCTTTCATCTGAAAAACCACACTCTTCCTGTCACCGTCTCAACCTTAGTTACAGAAACATACACATCCTCAGGGCCCAACGTAGTCATCGGAAAAAAAACCTGTTATAGAACCGCCACCGACCAATccaatgatgtgtataaaccctggaGGGAGTGGTTATCAtctagtaagcaatactatacacattaaaaaaACTGTAGAAATCATTAGGAGAATATCTCAGCTAATCACAGCACTGGAAGTGAAGTAAATACTGTGAAACACAATCATTCCACTAGAACTGCAGAAGTATTATGGACAATATCAGAAATTACAACGCAAACATAAAAATGAATCCTATGGGTAGCACCTTCAATACATGCATTTCTATAGCCCCCAAGGTATATTTTTTACAGTGGAGTATCATAAATGGCTTTGCGGTGGCTTAAAAACAGAGACCCCTATTAGTCATCTGGTGTTAACAAAATATGTCACCTGCACCtcatacaacagttgtagacattactgtgaaattcttacttacaagcccttaaaatgcagttcaagaaattgagttaagaaaatatttactaaatgtaatttttaaaatataaagtaacacaataaacaacAATAAcagggctatgtacagggggtaccggtaccgaatcaatgtgtgggggtacaggttagttgaggtaatttgtacatgtaggtaggggtaaagtgactatgcatagataacaaacagcgagtagcagcagtgtaaaaagaaaggaggagggggtgtcaatacaaatagtctgggtggccatatGATTAATTGTTCACTAGTCTTATGGATTGGAGGTAGAAACTGTTAACAAGCCTTTTGGACCAAGACTTGGAGCTCCAGTACTACTTGCCAtgatgtaagagagagagagagagaacagtctatgacttgggtgactagaGTCTTGGAcacttttttgggccttcctctgacactgcctagtatataggtcctggatggcaggaatcttggtCCCCAGTGATATCCTGAGCCATAGcatcgagcagttgccataccaggtggtgatgcaacaggtcaggaggctctcgatggtgcagctgtataactgttttgaggatctggggacccatgccacatcttttcagtctcctgcgggggaaaaggtgttgttatgccctcttcacgactgtcttggtgtgtttggaccatgatagtttgttggtggacACCAataaacttgaaactctcaacccgctccaatacagccctgttgatgtgaaaGGGGGTGTGTTCGGccttccttttcctatagtccaccaTCAGCTCCTTTGTACAGGAGGTGACTAAGCATGAACCCCTGagaggcccccatgttgaggatgagcgtggcagatgtgttgttgcctaccctcaccacctgcgggcggcccgtcaggaagtccaggatccggttgcagagggaggtgtttaatcccagggttcttagcttagtgatgagcttcgtgggcactatagtgttgaacgctgggctgtagtcaatgaagaTCATTCTCACATGCAGAGCGATTTAGATTGAGCCATCTGTGGTTCTGTTCAgactgtatgcaaattggagtgggtctagggtgttgatgtgagccatgaccagcctttcaaagcacttcattgctacCGACTGAGTGCTatgggcggtaatcatttaggcaggttacctttgctttcttggacacagggactatggtggtctgcttgaaacgtaaGTATTACAAATTTggccagggacaggttgaaaatgtcactgaagacacttgccatttggtctgtgcatgctctgagtacacgtcctggtaatccgtctgacaccgcggccttgtgaatgttcacctgtttaaaggtcttgctcatatCGACTAGGGAGAGCGTGActacacagtcgtccggaacagctgatgctattATGCATGCTCcagtgttgtttgcctcgaagGGAGCATAAAAGTCATTCAGCTCATCCGGTAAGCTCGcgttccctttgtagtccgtaatagatgttgcctgtaagcctgtaatccatggcttctgttggGATTCTggttactattatttgaccatgctggtcatttatgaacatttgaacatcttggccatgttctgttataatctccacccggcacagccagaagaggactggccacccctcatagcctggttcctctctaggtttcttcctagattttggcctttctagggactgtttcctagccaccgtgcttctacacctgcattgcttgctgtttggggttttataggctgggtttctgtacagatctttgagatatcagctgatgtatgaagggctatagaaatacatttgatttgattctggtTGGGATATATACTTACTGTCACTGTAGGGACGACGTTGTcaatgtacttattgatgaagtcagTGACTGAGGTGTTATACCCCTCACTCAGTGAGATCATCCCGTTTTTTCCCCAGTGATTACACGTTGGTCAATTGAACGAATGGAAAgggcagattacccactcgctGACTAATTCTCACAACCCGATCTCTTCCCCCTGTATTTCCGTCTTTTTAATTTCACGCTAATGATGGGAATTTGAGCCTGGTCTCGGAGAAGCAGTATATCTTTTGTGTCGGATTCATAAAAAACGAAAATCTATATCCAGTTTGAGATGAGTAACGCTTTTCTGAGATCCAGAAGCTTTTTTCGGTCATGAGAGACagtagcagaaacattatgtacaaaatgagttacaaacaatTCAGAAAAAAACCCACAGAAAATTGCAGTTGGTTAAGAGcccgtaaaatggcagccatcccctccgggcACCATTACCAAGCCAGCAGTGTTTCAGTTATTAATGCATTAATACATTCTATAAAGGATAATCAACAAAGGGCTATGCACTCTGTTGAAAATAATGCATGAAAGGAATGCCACGACGCTCTAGCAAGTGGCATTATCCTTCCAACAGAGTTTCATTATTTTCCTAGAGAATGCATACAGCCCTGAGTTGATTATCCATtataaatgtgttcaacatccactgatgTAGAGTAGCTAGCAAGAATAccagatagctacagtagttgccatggtaaccaaacaaacagacatgCTAGCTTAGCTAACCAGTGCTGCTGACTTGCTATTGtgaaaatcggggaaaaaaaagcAGCTCAAACGAGGAACATGTAAGAACAAACATCATAGCCATTATTAGGGAAACAGTGCACATTCTAGAATGCCCTTACCAGCCAATCAGAAAGAATTCAGCAATGCCATGGTATAAAACCCATATAAATCAATGAAATAGAATGTATACACGCACTGTGTGATCATGACCAATTCCCATAACACTGGGCAGATTGAGGTGTGAGGCACTCAGTGGAAAACCAAGCCCATCAGCGGTTGTGAAACTGAAGACCCCCCCGCCCCACCGCCCCAGCCCCCATCTCGCTAGTTTCCTTTCACACAGTGGTTCACTAACTCACTAACTACCCTGAAACACTGAGTCAGCATAACTGCCTGCCTGTATTGACATCCCCTCCCCTGTAGCTCACAGGCTGTCAGTAAACTAACCCACAGACCACAGTCAGGGTTTACTTCTGACTCTATCTGCATCTGCAAAGACCATTGGTTTTCTTCAGAAGTATCCCACGCTAACAAGGGGTGgggtgtcccaaatgacacccaatCCATATGAACCCTGGTCAAGTAAGGCACACAGGGAATAGAGTGCCTTTTGTAGCTTCCTGTTGAACTTCCTGTTTACCAGAATGCTGCTGTTTTACCGAGACAAGTTATCTTTATTCCCTAAACATCGTCAGTTATCCATCAGCTTATCCATCagcttccagcttcactgatgaaATGTGAAAGCACACAACACAtccataaaaaaatatgtttctgTGTCGTACAAGGGTGGTTTAATGATCTCCAGCGTTTATTCCTTTTTTCATTTCTACCTTTTAATTTACCAGGTAGGTCAATGAaaaacaagttcttatttacaaccaCGGCCTGAAGAAGTGTGTCTCAAGCTTGGTTGCAGGGATAGGGTTAGTGCCAGCTAGTTCAGAGAAATTGCTGACATGATGAAATACTTTGATGGCAGATTCACCACAGACCCCCATGAGGTGAAACCACAGCGTTCCTGAGAAACCATGATTGTCATTGTGATGAGATCTGAGATGAAACTAAACCGTCCCGTTTCTCAGAAACTACGTGGATGGATTCTAATTTATGAGAcagatgtcaaatcaaatctaattgtattagtTGTTAATTGCTCCCACTATGGTcattccccccaccccccaatggtCATGCTGCTCCctctatggtcattccccccacccccccaatgGTCATGCcacatttgtatgaacataacaagattcaaaaactgagacataaactgaacaagttccacagacatgtgactaacaaaataCTTcattaaacatttctaaaagatTTCCACTGCATCAGGGATAGTACTACCTCCTATTATGAAGTGATCTGTGGGCGGACGACCAATCAGATAATACCTCCTATTATGAAGTGATCTGTGGGCGGACGACCAATCAGATAATACCCCCTATTATGAAGTGATCTGTGGGCGGACGACCAATCAGATAATACCTCCTATTATGAAGTGATCTGTGGGCGGACGACCAATCAGATAATACCTCCTATTATGAAGTGATCTGTGGGCGGACGACCAATCAGATAATACCTCCTATTATGAAGTGATCTGTGGGCGGACGACCAATCAGATAATACCTCCTATTATGAAGTGATCTGTGGGCGGACGACCAATCAGATAATACCTCCTATTATGAAGTGATCTGTGGGCGGACGACCAATCAGATAATACCTCCTATTATGAAGTGATCTGTGGGCGGACGACCAATCAGATAATACCTCCTATTATGAAGTGATCTGTGGGCGGACGACCAATCAGATAATACCTCCTATTATGAAGTGATCTGTGGGCGGACGACCAATCAGATAATACCTCCTATTATGAAGTGATCTGTGGGCGGACGACCAATCAGATAATACCTCCTATTATGAAGTGATCTGTGGGCGGACGACCAATCAGATAatacctgtttattatctatgcatacccttaccaacatgttcaaattacctcaactaacctgtaacaCCGCACAGTGatttggtaccggtaccccctatattaTTGTCCTGTTACtgttatttattgtgttactttataaactcagcaacaacaaaaaacgtcctctcactgtcaactgagtttattttcagcaaacttaacatgtgtaaatatttgtatgaacataacaagattcaacaactgagacattaattgaacaagttccacagacaagtgactaacataaattgaatagcGTGTCCCTgaacaatgggggggggggtcaaaatcaaaagtaacagtcagtatctggtgtggccaccagctgcattaagtactgcagtgcatctcctcctcatggtctGCACCAGATTTGtaagttcttgctgtgagatgttaccccagtcttccacaaaggcacctgcaagttcccagacatttctggggggaatgaccctagccctcaccctccaatgcaacaggtcccagacatgctcaatgggattgagatccgggcttttcgctggccatggcaaaacactgacattcctgtcttgcaggaaatcacgcacagcagtatggctggtggcattgtcatgctggagggtcatgtcaggatgagcctgcaggaagtgtaccacatgagggaggaggatgtcttccctgtaatgcacagcgttgagaatgacaacaatgacaacaagctcagtccaatgatgctatgacacaccgccccagaccatgacggaccctccacctccaaatcgatcccgcttcagagtacaggcctctgtgtaacgctcattccttcgaagataaatgtgaatccgacctggtgagacaaaaccgtaactcgtcagtgaagagcactttttgccagtcctgtctggtctagcgacggtgggtttgtgcccacaggcgacgttgttgccggtgatgtctggtgaagacctgcctATTGTGGaccgtctgagcactgatggagggattgtgcgttcctggtgtaactcgggcagttgttgttgccatcctgtacctttcctGCAGGTGttatgttcggatgtaccaatcttgtgcaggtgttgttacacgtggtctgccactgcgaggacgatcagctgtccatcttgtttccctgtagcgctgtcttaggcatctcacagtacagacattgcaatttattgccctggccacatctgcagtcctcatgcctccttgcagcttgcctaaggcacgttcacgcagatgagcagggaccctgggcatctttcttttggtgtttttcagagtcagtagaaaggcctctttagtatcctaggttttcataactgtgaccttaattgcctaccgtccgtaagctgttagtgtctaaacgaccgttccacaggtgcatgttcattaattgtttatggttcattgaacaatcatgggaaacagtgtttaaaccctttacaatgaagatctgtgaagttatttggatttttacaaattatcgttgaaagacagggtcctgaaaagggacgtTTAATTTAGTCCTGCATATTGAAGCTCGGAGCCTAATattttcactgtaccctgcaatcacacctgcGACCCTGTTGCTGGATCgattccctgagctgacaatgtaaaagtctgttgttctgcccctgagcaaggcagttaacccactgttccccgggtgctgtggatgtcgattaaggcagccccctgcacctctctgatttgggttgaatgcagaagacacatttcactTGTACAACTGACTTTACATGTtactattaaacactctgaatctcTGTACTGCAGTATGTTCTCCCTGAGTTCCTCTAGGTGGTGCTATTAGTAAACGTTCAAGTCTATTGCCTTAagagacagtgtggtgttaaATGCACACTGACAACAACACATACCTGGAAGCTGTTGACGCTGGAAATACCAACAACACAGTAATTTATTTACTTGTCCAAGACATCATCAAGGGTAACAGGCTGACCCAATGCCATCAATGTATTTACCCAGTCACCATGGAGACACTCACCTCACCAACACTACCACCAGCATCACAtcctacattttttttaattataaaatgtaacttttatttaactagggaagtcagttaagaacaaattcttatttacaatgacggctgcccgaggaacaatgggttaactgaatggttcaggagcagaatgccagatttttaccttgtcagatcaGGGATTTGATGCAGCAACCGtttcggttacaggcccaacgctctaaccactaggctacctgtcaccccgtAAGCAACTGTGTCTCTGGGCTCTGTTTTCGGGTGGTGATAAGGAGGCGCAGGTGTCAGATGCACGTTAGTTTTCCATTTCGTCATGTAAAAACTGGCGCCCTGGCATTTTCCTAACGTCAGGTTTGGCAATTTACCTGTCTAACATCAGCAGGCTTGAGCTGAGGTGGGAGGGGTGAACATATTGGAGGTGTGTCCTTAGGGAGGGGTGGAAATATTGGAGGTGTGTCCTTAGGGAGGGGTGGACATATTGGAGGTGTGTCCTTAGGGAGGGGTGGAAATATTGGAGGTGTGTCCTTAGGGAGGGGTGGAAATATTGGAGGTGTGTCCTTAGGGAGGGGTGGACATATTGGAGGTGTGTCCTTAGGGAGGGGTGGAAATATTGGAGGTGTGTCCTTAGGGAGGGGTGGAAATATTGGAGGTGTGTCCTTAGGGAGGGGTGGAAATATTGGAGGTGTGTCCTTAGGGAGGGGTGGACATATTGGAGGTGTGTCCTTAGGGAGGGGTGGACATATTGGAGGTGTGTCCTTAGGGAGGGGTGGAAATATTGGAGGTGTGTCCTTAGGGAGGGGTGGAAATATTGGAGGTGTGTCCTTAGGGAGGGTTGAAATATTGGAGGTGTGTCCTTAGGGAGGGGTGGGCATATTGGAGGTGTGTCCTTAGGGAGGGGTGGACA from Oncorhynchus clarkii lewisi isolate Uvic-CL-2024 chromosome 30, UVic_Ocla_1.0, whole genome shotgun sequence includes the following:
- the LOC139389758 gene encoding granzyme A-like; amino-acid sequence: MILSTTASFWTSTMILLYLHSGDCAEIIGGKEVKPHSLPYMALLEDNKGNKMCGGILIHQQWVLTAAHCTDINKVFLGVHSIKQEEKETRQVRKVKGRVPHPCYDAEFKVNDIMLLKLDKKVKPTKAVRPLALPVPVPDVQAGTPCSVSGWGATENNAKTMSDVLKSTNVTVIDRRKCNSADYYNMTPIITYSMLCAGSVDKTRVDSCQGDSGGPLVCGGELRGVVSFGTKCGIKTKPGVYTLISKMYLDWINKTMRKSLID